Proteins encoded within one genomic window of Rhododendron vialii isolate Sample 1 chromosome 1a, ASM3025357v1:
- the LOC131298625 gene encoding class V chitinase CHIT5b-like: MAGLKDYYHLYVLFFLSITTNCGMACRPSSSQAVKGAYWPSPAASTFPPSAIDTRLFTHLYYAFLVPSNVTFKFEVSSTKAPTLLNFTSTIRNKNPPAKTLFSVGGGAVAPAIFSRMASSASSRKSFIDSSIEVARKYGFDGVDLDWEFPQDAKDMENLGYLLEEWRAAVQKDAKVTGRSPLLLTAAMYFSAEFFFLGLVFPVASISKNLDLVNAMCYDYHGLWDTTVTGAHAALFDPNSNLSTSYGLQSWINAGLPRSKLVMGLPLYGRTWKLKDPKVNGIGAPSVGLGPGNNGAMTYSQVETFNRENNARVVFDMETVSTYSYAGTSWIGYDDVRSTTVKIGYAKGLKLRGYFFWAVNGDQEWKITRQASRSWIL, translated from the exons ATGGCAGGTCTAAAAGATTACTACCACCTCtatgttcttttcttcttgtccATCACCACAAACTGCGGTATGGCATGCAGGCCATCTTCTTCTCAGGCGGTCAAAGGGGCTTACTGGCCTTCACCGGCCGCCTCCACTTTCCCGCCCTCAGCCATCGACACTAGGCTGTTCACCCACCTCTACTACGCTTTTCTTGTGCCCAGTAATGTCACTTTTAAGTTTGAGGTCTCCAGTACTAAGGCTCCGACGCTGTTGAATTTTACGTCCACGATTCGCAACAAGAATCCGCCGGCCAAGACGCTTTTCTCGGTCGGCGGGGGAGCCGTAGCCCCGGCTATCTTTTCGCGGATGGCATCGAGTGCTTCCTCGCGCAAGAGTTTCATCGACTCGTCCATCGAAGTGGCGAGGAAGTACGGATTTGACGGTGTCGATCTTGATTGGGAGTTCCCTCAAGACGCGAAAGACATGGAGAATTTGGGCTACTTGCTCGAGGAATGGCGGGCTGCGGTCCAAAAGGATGCCAAGGTGACGGGCCGGAGCCCACTCTTGCTAACCGCGGCAATGTACTTCTCTGCGGAATTCTTCTTCCTCGGGCTGGTCTTCCCGGTGGCCTCGATTAGCAAAAACTTGGACCTTGTCAATGCGATGTGCTACGACTACCATGGGTTGTGGGACACTACTGTGACGGGCGCCCATGCCGCGTTGTTCGACCCAAATAGCAACTTATCGACGAGCTATGGGCTCCAGTCATGGATCAATGCCGGGCTCCCTCGAAGCAAGCTGGTCATGGGCCTGCCGTTATACGGGCGGACTTGGAAGCTCAAGGACCCCAAAGTGAACGGCATAGGAGCGCCCAGTGTCGGCTTGGGCCCGGGAAACAACGGGGCTATGACTTATTCGCAGGTGGAGACGTTCAATCGGGAGAATAACGCCAGGGTTGTGTTTGACATGGAGACGGTGTCCACGTATTCCTATGCGGGAACTTCGTGGATTGGGTACGATGATGTCAGGTCGACGACGGTAAAGATAGGGTATGCCAAGGGCCTTAAGCTTCGGGGGTATTTCTTTTGGGCCGTCAATGGTGATCAGGAGTGGAAAATCACAAGACAAG CTTCAAGGTCGTGGATTCTATAA